One stretch of Saccharopolyspora erythraea DNA includes these proteins:
- a CDS encoding DUF4253 domain-containing protein, whose translation MLREDWRADSAADLPAAFGTGVAPSVPLPPGEILTDQSPGKGDPAPLCWISDERPSPHLLAALRTDHERTGLWPLLLCDSNEVYGDRCTVGIVPPEPREHIERWHAADVMARIWDGLVQAEDDLGPAYELEVLEPFGYDCPGLAAEGNLLADPDILANQQVPRFVDADTRLGLVPVERGADVLATLGWSGAANHVSRTAGLAAMARNWEERFGVRLLRLGPDRLDLSVAAPPQEMHHAAAVAAEHWTFCPDRILQESGSISAYAREIRGRRTWSFWWD comes from the coding sequence GTGTTGCGAGAAGACTGGCGTGCGGATTCGGCTGCCGACCTGCCCGCTGCCTTCGGTACCGGTGTCGCGCCGTCCGTGCCGTTGCCTCCCGGCGAGATCCTCACCGACCAGTCACCGGGGAAGGGCGATCCGGCGCCGCTGTGCTGGATCAGCGACGAGCGGCCGTCGCCGCACCTGCTCGCCGCGCTGCGCACCGACCACGAGCGCACCGGGCTGTGGCCGCTGCTGCTGTGCGACAGCAACGAGGTCTACGGCGACCGCTGCACCGTGGGGATAGTCCCCCCGGAGCCGCGAGAGCACATCGAGCGCTGGCACGCCGCCGACGTGATGGCGCGGATCTGGGACGGTCTGGTGCAGGCCGAGGACGACCTCGGGCCCGCCTACGAGCTGGAGGTGCTCGAGCCGTTCGGCTACGACTGCCCCGGCCTGGCGGCGGAGGGCAACCTGCTGGCGGACCCGGACATCCTGGCCAACCAGCAGGTGCCGCGCTTCGTCGACGCCGACACCAGGCTCGGCCTGGTGCCGGTGGAGCGCGGCGCCGACGTGCTGGCCACCCTCGGCTGGTCTGGCGCGGCCAACCACGTCTCCCGCACGGCCGGCCTGGCCGCGATGGCCCGCAACTGGGAGGAACGCTTCGGCGTCCGCCTCCTGCGCCTGGGCCCGGACCGCCTCGACCTCAGCGTCGCCGCACCCCCGCAGGAGATGCACCACGCCGCCGCCGTAGCAGCGGAGCACTGGACCTTCTGCCCGGACCGCATCCTCCAGGAATCGGGCAGCATCTCCGCCTACGCCCGAGAAATCCGTGGCAGAAGGACCTGGTCGTTCTGGTGGGACTGA
- the phnE gene encoding phosphonate ABC transporter, permease protein PhnE, with protein MTTAAQPVRAEPRTLARPGAEGAAAALTALALLAAAVWAFTDLRLNVATLVDGVANAADFAARTFPLDFPPVGELVALCGQTLAVVVCATLLASLISVPVAVLAAGNTALGPATRYGGRALIVLARAVPDVVLAIVFFRVFGFGGLTGVLAMGLHSVGMIGKLYADAVEQIDEGPRTAIRAAGGSRAQQLVSGVLPQVLPSFVATSLHRLDINLRVSVVLGFVGVGGLGQAIADALRTLDYQRGIALASVVFGLCVAVEIVSGAIRGALLGPRDEHRGLLARLRRRPGPTGARISRPWNLARVRRTGYWLLTALVVAASVWGTEISFEQLGRGITEFGPTIALFWPPETGGILPELLSELLVTVQIALAATLIGAVLSLPVGALAAANVAPSPAVVRFFRGVVLLVRGVPELVLAIVFVVITGLGPVAGALALGVGSVGLLGKLVADSLEEVDRGLERALRATGASRVQVFFAATFPQAAPAFVAHVLYQLDTNIRSATLLGLVGAGGIGYYLLNASRVLEFGVVTTVLLLTFGAVMVVEVLAVWFRRQTRSV; from the coding sequence ATGACCACCGCGGCGCAGCCGGTCCGCGCCGAGCCCCGCACGCTCGCCCGGCCGGGGGCGGAAGGCGCCGCGGCGGCGCTGACCGCCCTCGCGCTGCTGGCGGCCGCCGTCTGGGCGTTCACCGACCTGCGGCTCAACGTCGCGACCCTGGTGGACGGCGTCGCCAACGCCGCGGACTTCGCGGCCCGGACCTTCCCGCTGGACTTCCCGCCGGTCGGCGAGCTCGTCGCGCTCTGCGGGCAGACGCTGGCCGTGGTGGTCTGCGCGACGTTGCTCGCCTCGCTGATCAGCGTGCCGGTGGCGGTGCTCGCGGCGGGCAACACCGCGTTAGGCCCGGCCACCCGGTACGGCGGCCGCGCGCTGATCGTGCTGGCCCGCGCGGTCCCCGACGTCGTGCTCGCGATCGTGTTCTTCCGCGTCTTCGGCTTCGGCGGGCTCACCGGCGTGCTGGCGATGGGGCTGCACTCGGTCGGCATGATCGGCAAGCTCTACGCCGACGCGGTCGAGCAGATCGACGAGGGCCCGCGCACCGCGATCCGCGCCGCGGGCGGCTCGCGCGCGCAGCAGCTCGTCAGCGGCGTGCTGCCGCAGGTGCTGCCGTCGTTCGTCGCGACCTCGCTGCACCGGCTCGACATCAACCTGCGGGTGTCGGTCGTGCTCGGCTTCGTCGGCGTCGGCGGACTGGGGCAGGCGATCGCCGACGCCCTGCGGACCCTGGACTACCAGCGGGGCATCGCGCTGGCGTCGGTGGTGTTCGGGCTCTGCGTGGCAGTGGAGATCGTCTCCGGCGCGATCCGCGGCGCGCTGCTCGGACCGCGCGACGAACACCGCGGGCTCCTCGCGCGGCTGCGCCGCCGACCGGGTCCCACCGGCGCGCGGATCAGCCGGCCCTGGAACCTCGCGCGGGTGCGGAGGACCGGCTACTGGCTGCTCACCGCGCTGGTCGTCGCGGCATCGGTTTGGGGAACCGAAATCTCGTTCGAGCAGCTCGGCCGGGGCATCACCGAGTTCGGCCCCACCATCGCGCTGTTCTGGCCACCCGAAACCGGTGGCATCCTCCCCGAGCTGCTGTCGGAGCTGCTGGTCACCGTGCAGATCGCGCTGGCAGCCACGCTGATCGGGGCGGTGCTGTCGCTGCCCGTGGGGGCGCTCGCGGCGGCCAACGTCGCGCCGAGCCCCGCGGTGGTCCGGTTCTTCCGCGGCGTGGTGCTGCTGGTGCGCGGTGTGCCGGAACTGGTGCTGGCGATCGTGTTCGTGGTGATCACCGGCCTCGGCCCGGTGGCGGGTGCCCTCGCGCTGGGCGTCGGATCGGTCGGGCTGCTCGGCAAGCTCGTCGCCGACTCGTTGGAGGAGGTCGACCGCGGGCTGGAGCGGGCGCTGCGCGCCACCGGCGCGAGCCGGGTGCAGGTCTTCTTCGCGGCGACCTTCCCGCAGGCCGCACCGGCGTTCGTCGCGCATGTGCTGTACCAGCTCGACACGAACATCCGGTCGGCAACGCTGCTCGGCCTGGTCGGCGCGGGCGGCATCGGCTACTACCTGCTCAACGCCTCGCGGGTGCTCGAGTTCGGAGTGGTGACCACCGTCCTGCTGCTCACCTTCGGCGCGGTGATGGTGGTGGAGGTGTTGGCGGTGTGGTTCAGGCGGCAGACGCGCAGCGTCTGA
- the phnC gene encoding phosphonate ABC transporter ATP-binding protein: protein MSEDRVIALDRVGKTFDGGVRALDDVSLEVARGEVLVLLGLSGSGKSTLLRHVDGLQLPTSGAVEVLGEDVGSLGGAGLRALRRRVGFVFQQFHLVGSLTVLENVCTGALGTLRGPRLGLLSYPKRIRHAALERLERVGLSDQALQRADTLSGGQQQRVAVARALLQQPEILLADEPVASLDPDSAAQVMGLIAEIAEEDGLTVVCSLHQVDLALSWGHRIVGLRSGRVVLDTPVHGLSRDEAMSIYSKVGTELTAVAVS, encoded by the coding sequence GTGAGCGAAGACCGCGTGATCGCACTCGACCGGGTCGGCAAGACCTTCGACGGCGGGGTGCGGGCGCTCGACGACGTCTCGCTCGAGGTCGCCCGCGGCGAGGTGCTGGTGCTGCTCGGACTGTCGGGTTCGGGCAAGTCGACGCTGCTGCGCCACGTCGACGGCCTGCAGCTCCCCACCTCCGGAGCCGTCGAGGTGCTCGGCGAGGACGTCGGGAGCCTGGGCGGTGCGGGACTGCGCGCGCTGCGGCGCCGCGTCGGGTTCGTGTTCCAGCAGTTCCACCTCGTCGGCTCGCTGACCGTGCTGGAGAACGTCTGCACCGGCGCGCTGGGCACGCTGCGCGGACCGCGGCTCGGCCTGCTGAGCTATCCCAAGCGCATCCGCCACGCCGCGCTGGAACGGCTGGAGCGCGTCGGGCTGAGCGACCAGGCCCTCCAACGGGCGGACACCCTTTCCGGCGGGCAGCAGCAGCGGGTCGCCGTCGCGCGGGCACTGCTGCAACAGCCCGAGATCCTGCTCGCCGACGAACCCGTCGCCTCGCTCGACCCGGACTCGGCGGCGCAGGTGATGGGGCTCATCGCCGAGATCGCCGAGGAGGACGGCCTGACCGTGGTGTGCAGCCTGCACCAGGTCGACCTGGCGCTGAGCTGGGGACACCGCATCGTCGGGCTGCGCTCCGGACGGGTCGTGCTCGACACCCCGGTGCACGGGCTCAGCCGGGACGAAGCCATGTCGATCTACTCCAAGGTCGGCACCGAGCTCACGGCGGTGGCGGTCTCATGA
- a CDS encoding phosphate/phosphite/phosphonate ABC transporter substrate-binding protein: MRTSRLAGAAAGFAAVALTLTACGPSAADQSAAGGDEIVFASIPSEESTSLQASYQPVLDMLAAETGKTVRFQQATDYAAVIEGQRAGKIDIAQYGPFSYVLAKNKGVAATAVAGQVEAEGEAPGYLSYGITRPDSGINGLADLRGKKVCFVDPTSTSGYLYPKAGLLKAGINPDTDIQPIYSGGHDSAALAVAKGDCDAGFAQNATVDTQLIEKGQLKPGELRTVWRSETVPGSPAAVSDELDPQVREKVTAALREKANSGYLRANGFCQGDCKLGDIGGWGYAPVDDAFYNGIRQVCDVTRDEQCQ; this comes from the coding sequence ATGCGCACCAGCAGACTGGCCGGTGCCGCCGCCGGCTTCGCCGCGGTGGCGCTCACACTCACCGCCTGCGGACCCAGCGCCGCTGACCAAAGCGCTGCCGGCGGCGACGAGATCGTCTTCGCCTCCATCCCCTCCGAGGAGTCGACCAGTCTCCAGGCGAGCTACCAGCCGGTGCTGGACATGCTCGCCGCGGAGACCGGCAAGACCGTGCGCTTCCAGCAGGCGACCGACTACGCGGCCGTCATCGAGGGCCAGCGCGCGGGGAAGATCGACATCGCGCAGTACGGCCCGTTCTCCTACGTGCTGGCCAAGAACAAGGGCGTGGCGGCCACCGCGGTGGCCGGGCAGGTCGAAGCCGAGGGCGAGGCGCCCGGGTACCTCTCCTACGGCATCACCCGGCCGGACTCCGGCATCAACGGCCTCGCCGACCTGCGCGGCAAGAAGGTCTGCTTCGTCGACCCCACCTCCACCTCGGGCTACCTGTACCCGAAGGCCGGTCTGCTGAAGGCCGGGATCAACCCGGACACCGACATCCAGCCGATCTACTCCGGCGGCCACGACTCGGCCGCGCTGGCGGTGGCCAAGGGCGACTGCGACGCCGGGTTCGCCCAGAACGCCACGGTCGACACCCAGCTCATCGAGAAGGGCCAGCTCAAGCCGGGCGAACTGCGCACGGTCTGGCGCTCGGAGACCGTGCCGGGCTCGCCGGCGGCCGTCAGCGACGAGCTCGACCCGCAGGTCCGGGAGAAGGTCACCGCGGCGCTGCGGGAGAAGGCCAACTCCGGCTACCTGCGGGCCAACGGCTTCTGCCAGGGCGACTGCAAGCTCGGCGACATCGGCGGCTGGGGCTACGCCCCGGTCGACGACGCCTTCTACAACGGCATCCGCCAGGTCTGCGACGTGACGAGGGACGAGCAGTGCCAGTGA
- a CDS encoding phosphonatase-like hydrolase, with the protein MIELVVLDMAGTTVADGGLVEAAFTDAIAEVGVAESDPAFPGMLDHVRRTMGESKISVFRTLLDGDETRARQANEAFERAYGRRVGECAEIDGAAETIRRLRGSGVKVALTTGFSEATQRQIIDALGWEGLADLTLTPAQAGRGRPYPDMVLTALLRLGVDDVRHVAVVGDTAYDIGSGLRAGASVVAGVLTGAHGTAELTEAGATHVIDSVRDLPAIVQVH; encoded by the coding sequence ATGATCGAGCTGGTCGTCCTGGACATGGCCGGGACCACCGTCGCCGACGGCGGTCTGGTGGAGGCGGCCTTCACCGACGCGATCGCCGAGGTCGGCGTCGCCGAGTCCGACCCGGCTTTCCCCGGCATGCTCGACCACGTCCGCCGAACCATGGGCGAGTCGAAGATCTCGGTGTTCCGCACGCTGCTCGACGGCGACGAAACCCGGGCGCGGCAGGCCAACGAGGCGTTCGAGCGCGCCTACGGCAGGCGGGTCGGCGAGTGCGCCGAGATCGACGGCGCGGCCGAGACCATCCGGCGGCTCCGCGGCTCCGGCGTGAAGGTCGCGCTGACCACCGGGTTCTCCGAGGCCACGCAACGCCAGATCATCGACGCGCTGGGCTGGGAGGGCCTGGCCGACCTCACCCTCACGCCCGCGCAGGCCGGCCGCGGCCGGCCGTACCCCGACATGGTGCTCACCGCTTTGCTGCGGCTGGGCGTCGACGACGTCCGCCACGTCGCCGTCGTCGGGGACACCGCCTACGACATCGGATCGGGACTGCGCGCAGGCGCGTCGGTCGTCGCCGGGGTGCTCACCGGCGCCCACGGCACCGCCGAGCTCACCGAGGCCGGTGCCACCCACGTCATCGACTCCGTCCGCGACCTGCCCGCCATCGTCCAAGTCCACTGA
- a CDS encoding TIGR03364 family FAD-dependent oxidoreductase, whose protein sequence is MRVLIVGGGALGTMHALRALENGHHVVQLEREPEARGASVRNFGLVWVSGREPGPDLELALRAREAWERIGADVPGVGFRPNGSLTLLRTDAEVAVAEGMTDLAERGAKLVGAAEARALNPVLRGDFRAALWCERDGAVESRVALPALRAHLEATGRYTWLPGREVRDAGEGWVRDDTAQRHEADAVVLCTGAALGGLVRELRPELPVRRVRLQMMQTDPLGEELATSIADGDSLRYYPAYRGAALDELNRAEPQPPVAAENGMQLLMVQRLDGGLTIGDTHEYAEPFPFDVREEPYDHLVRRSEELLGRSLPRVTRRWAGVYAQTADKSQVVHREQVRPGIWLVTGPGGRGMTGSPAIAEDTLREIEERS, encoded by the coding sequence GTGCGAGTACTGATCGTCGGCGGCGGCGCGCTGGGCACCATGCACGCGCTGCGCGCCCTGGAGAACGGCCATCACGTGGTGCAGCTGGAGCGCGAGCCGGAGGCGCGCGGCGCATCGGTCCGCAACTTCGGCCTGGTGTGGGTCAGCGGCCGCGAACCCGGCCCCGACCTGGAGCTGGCCCTGCGCGCCCGCGAGGCGTGGGAGCGCATCGGAGCCGACGTGCCCGGGGTGGGCTTCCGGCCCAACGGGTCGCTGACCCTGCTGCGCACCGACGCCGAGGTCGCGGTAGCCGAAGGCATGACCGACCTCGCCGAACGCGGCGCGAAGCTGGTCGGCGCCGCCGAGGCGAGGGCGCTGAACCCGGTGCTGCGGGGCGACTTCCGGGCCGCCCTGTGGTGCGAGCGCGACGGCGCCGTGGAGTCCCGCGTCGCGCTGCCCGCGCTGCGCGCCCACCTGGAGGCCACCGGCCGCTACACGTGGCTGCCCGGCCGCGAGGTCCGCGACGCCGGCGAGGGCTGGGTCCGCGACGACACCGCGCAGCGCCACGAGGCCGACGCGGTCGTGCTGTGCACCGGCGCCGCCCTCGGCGGCCTGGTCCGCGAGCTGCGGCCCGAACTGCCAGTGCGCCGCGTGCGGCTGCAGATGATGCAGACCGACCCGCTCGGCGAGGAGCTGGCGACCTCGATCGCCGACGGTGACAGCCTGCGCTACTACCCCGCATACCGGGGCGCCGCGCTGGACGAGCTGAACCGCGCCGAGCCGCAGCCGCCCGTCGCCGCCGAGAACGGGATGCAGCTGCTGATGGTGCAGCGCCTCGACGGCGGGCTGACCATCGGCGACACCCACGAGTACGCCGAGCCATTCCCCTTCGACGTGCGCGAGGAGCCCTACGACCACCTGGTGCGCCGCTCCGAGGAGCTGCTCGGCCGCTCGCTGCCGCGCGTCACCCGCCGCTGGGCGGGCGTCTACGCCCAGACCGCCGACAAGTCGCAGGTCGTGCACCGCGAGCAGGTCCGGCCGGGGATCTGGCTGGTCACCGGGCCCGGCGGGCGCGGGATGACCGGTTCCCCGGCGATCGCCGAGGACACGCTGCGCGAGATCGAGGAGCGCTCATGA
- a CDS encoding dihydrofolate reductase family protein, translated as MRTFKLQLQVTADGYLAGPNGEMDWMTLPWTDDMNSYVDALTEPVDRIVLGRKLAEGFIPAWASRPEGETQETIDWMIGTPKVVISDSLTESPWDGAVVAGGDLAETVARLKAEPGGDLITYGGATLASELIARGLLDELHLFVNPTAIGTGLPVFPDTGTYQRFRLVTARPFDCGITAMHYEPERS; from the coding sequence GTGCGCACCTTCAAGCTCCAGCTCCAGGTCACCGCCGACGGCTACCTGGCGGGCCCGAACGGCGAGATGGACTGGATGACGCTGCCGTGGACCGACGACATGAACTCCTACGTCGACGCGCTGACCGAACCGGTCGACCGCATCGTGCTCGGCCGCAAGCTCGCCGAGGGGTTCATCCCGGCGTGGGCGTCCCGGCCGGAGGGCGAGACGCAGGAGACGATCGACTGGATGATCGGCACGCCCAAGGTGGTGATCTCCGACAGCCTCACCGAGTCGCCCTGGGACGGTGCCGTCGTCGCGGGCGGCGACCTCGCCGAGACCGTCGCGCGGCTCAAGGCAGAGCCCGGCGGCGACCTGATCACCTACGGTGGCGCGACGCTCGCGTCCGAACTGATCGCCAGGGGCCTGCTCGACGAACTGCACCTGTTCGTCAACCCCACCGCCATCGGAACCGGCCTGCCCGTGTTCCCCGACACCGGCACGTACCAGCGGTTCCGGCTCGTCACGGCGCGGCCGTTCGACTGCGGGATCACCGCGATGCACTACGAGCCGGAGCGCTCCTGA
- a CDS encoding GntR family transcriptional regulator yields MRNDSPPHRAGEPVRAGVPDHGRIPRYYAVKTELLGLIEELGEGAVLPAERELAERYGVSRVTLRQAVGELVLEGRLLRRQGSRTVVAPPKLLQPLALVSYTEGIRTQGLEPGRTVISAEALPADPQLATDLGLEPGGEVIHLERVLLAGGERVGLESSYLPRQRFPRLLGDFDADGSLYAFLQQELGVVFGEAEERIETVLATPREALLIGTNPATPMILLHRVSWEPDGTPIERVRSLFRGDRFSFVTRLRR; encoded by the coding sequence GTGCGAAACGACAGCCCTCCGCACCGAGCGGGCGAACCGGTCCGGGCCGGTGTGCCGGACCACGGCCGCATCCCGCGCTACTACGCGGTCAAGACCGAGCTGCTCGGGCTGATCGAGGAGCTCGGCGAGGGCGCCGTCCTGCCCGCCGAGCGCGAGCTGGCCGAGCGCTACGGCGTGTCCCGGGTGACGCTGCGCCAGGCGGTCGGCGAGCTGGTGCTCGAAGGCAGGCTGCTGCGCAGGCAGGGCAGCCGGACCGTCGTCGCGCCGCCGAAGCTGCTGCAACCGCTGGCGCTGGTCAGCTACACCGAGGGCATCCGCACGCAGGGCCTCGAGCCCGGCCGGACCGTGATCAGCGCCGAGGCGCTGCCCGCCGACCCGCAGCTCGCCACCGATCTCGGGCTGGAGCCCGGTGGCGAGGTGATCCACCTGGAACGGGTGCTGCTTGCGGGCGGTGAACGCGTCGGGCTGGAGTCGAGCTACCTGCCGCGGCAACGGTTCCCGCGGCTGCTCGGCGACTTCGACGCCGACGGCTCGCTGTACGCGTTCCTGCAGCAGGAGCTGGGCGTGGTGTTCGGCGAGGCCGAGGAACGCATCGAGACGGTGCTGGCCACGCCCCGGGAGGCGCTGCTGATCGGCACCAACCCGGCGACGCCGATGATCCTGCTGCACCGGGTGTCGTGGGAGCCGGACGGGACGCCGATCGAGCGGGTCCGGTCGCTGTTCCGCGGCGACCGCTTCAGCTTCGTGACCCGCCTGCGCCGGTGA
- a CDS encoding DUF3017 domain-containing protein has protein sequence MTGGFGGKTRASAHFPFAAVVLVALIGFLRIAMQHWRQGSVLIGVALVLAAVLRALLTNEQAGLLAIRSRAIDILLYGGLGVVIVVVAMTITRGPF, from the coding sequence ATGACCGGTGGGTTCGGCGGGAAGACCAGGGCGTCGGCGCACTTCCCCTTCGCCGCGGTGGTGCTGGTCGCCCTGATCGGGTTCCTGCGCATCGCGATGCAGCACTGGCGGCAGGGCTCGGTGCTGATCGGCGTCGCGCTGGTGCTGGCGGCGGTGCTGCGCGCGCTGCTCACCAACGAGCAGGCCGGGCTGCTGGCGATCCGCAGCCGGGCGATCGACATCCTGCTCTACGGCGGGCTGGGTGTGGTGATCGTCGTCGTGGCGATGACGATCACGCGAGGGCCATTCTGA
- a CDS encoding bifunctional methylenetetrahydrofolate dehydrogenase/methenyltetrahydrofolate cyclohydrolase — MSATILDGKATKDTIFEELRPRVARLAEQGHTPGLATVLVGDDPASHSYVRAKHNDCAKVGINSIRKELPADASQADVEAVVDELNADPACHGYIIQLPLPEQLDAGSLLERIAPEKDADGLHPISLGRLVLGEQAPLPCTPRGIIELLRRYDVPLAGARVAVVGRGITVGRPIGLLLTRRSENATVTLCHTGTKDLAEEVRRADVVVAAAGRPHLITADMVRPGAAVLDVGVTRTDSGLAGDVHPDVAEVAGFLSPNPGGIGPMTRAMLLSNVVEAAERAAS, encoded by the coding sequence GTGAGCGCGACGATTCTCGACGGCAAGGCCACCAAGGACACCATCTTCGAGGAGTTGCGGCCCCGGGTCGCACGCCTCGCCGAGCAGGGCCACACCCCGGGCCTGGCGACGGTGCTGGTCGGGGACGACCCCGCCTCGCACTCCTACGTCCGGGCCAAGCACAACGACTGCGCGAAGGTCGGCATCAACTCCATCCGCAAGGAGCTGCCCGCCGACGCCTCCCAGGCCGACGTCGAGGCCGTCGTCGACGAGCTCAACGCCGATCCGGCCTGCCACGGCTACATCATCCAGCTGCCGCTGCCCGAGCAGCTCGACGCCGGATCGCTGCTCGAGCGCATCGCGCCGGAGAAGGACGCCGACGGCCTGCACCCGATCAGCCTCGGCCGCCTGGTCCTCGGTGAGCAGGCGCCGCTGCCGTGCACGCCGCGCGGGATCATCGAGCTGCTGCGCCGCTACGACGTGCCGCTGGCGGGCGCCCGCGTCGCCGTCGTGGGCCGCGGCATCACCGTCGGCCGCCCCATCGGCCTGCTGCTCACGCGCCGCAGCGAGAACGCCACGGTCACCCTCTGCCACACCGGCACCAAGGACCTGGCCGAGGAGGTCCGCCGCGCGGACGTCGTCGTCGCCGCCGCCGGGCGTCCGCACCTGATCACCGCGGACATGGTGCGCCCCGGTGCCGCGGTGCTCGACGTGGGCGTGACCCGCACCGACTCCGGGCTGGCCGGGGACGTGCACCCCGACGTCGCCGAGGTGGCAGGGTTCCTTTCGCCGAACCCGGGCGGCATCGGCCCGATGACGCGGGCGATGCTGCTGAGCAACGTCGTGGAAGCCGCCGAGCGCGCGGCGTCCTGA
- a CDS encoding DMT family transporter: protein MTTRADTTTTPSRTHSLRKVLGLAGATAVGVLLALQSRINGTLGVRMHDGIAAAVISFGSGLVVLVVCTAVLPKARNGVRRVVAEVRSGGGLRWWQCLGGVCGGYLVISQGTAAIELGVALFTVTVVAGQVSSGLLVDRLGLGPAGPQPVTFPRALGAGLAVVAVLVAVSAKLGTAQASWLVLLPLFAGIGLAWQAAVNGRVQQTSRSSVMAATLNFGTGTLALLVVFAVEVALRGLPQSAPPEPWLYIGGFLGIFVIGGAVALVRHTGVLLLSMGMIAGQLLGALLLDLLAPVPGQTVPMSTVAGVGLTLVAVCIAALPDRAVRRPRDLGR, encoded by the coding sequence GTGACAACTCGTGCCGACACCACCACAACGCCATCGCGGACGCACTCGTTGCGCAAGGTCCTCGGCCTGGCCGGGGCGACCGCGGTCGGGGTGCTGCTGGCCCTGCAGTCCCGGATCAACGGCACGCTCGGCGTGCGCATGCACGACGGCATCGCGGCGGCGGTGATCTCGTTCGGCTCCGGTCTGGTCGTGCTGGTCGTGTGCACGGCGGTGCTGCCGAAGGCCCGCAACGGAGTGCGGCGGGTGGTCGCCGAGGTTCGTTCCGGCGGCGGTCTGCGCTGGTGGCAGTGCCTGGGCGGGGTGTGCGGCGGCTATCTGGTGATCAGCCAGGGCACGGCCGCCATCGAGCTGGGCGTCGCGCTGTTCACGGTCACGGTGGTGGCGGGGCAGGTCAGCAGCGGGCTGCTGGTCGACCGGCTCGGCCTCGGCCCCGCGGGTCCGCAGCCGGTGACGTTCCCCCGGGCGCTGGGCGCGGGCCTGGCCGTGGTGGCCGTACTGGTCGCGGTGTCGGCGAAGCTCGGGACGGCCCAGGCGAGCTGGCTGGTGCTGCTGCCGCTGTTCGCGGGCATCGGGCTGGCCTGGCAGGCGGCGGTGAACGGCCGGGTGCAGCAGACGTCCCGGTCGTCGGTGATGGCGGCGACGCTGAACTTCGGGACCGGCACCCTTGCCCTGCTCGTGGTGTTCGCCGTGGAGGTGGCGCTTCGCGGGTTGCCGCAGAGCGCACCGCCCGAACCGTGGCTCTACATCGGCGGTTTCCTGGGCATCTTCGTCATCGGCGGTGCCGTCGCGCTCGTGCGCCACACCGGGGTGCTGCTGCTGAGCATGGGCATGATCGCCGGCCAGCTGCTGGGGGCGCTGCTGCTGGACCTGCTGGCGCCGGTGCCCGGCCAGACCGTGCCGATGTCCACAGTGGCCGGGGTCGGGCTGACCCTGGTGGCGGTCTGCATCGCGGCGTTGCCGGACCGGGCGGTGCGCCGCCCGCGCGATCTGGGACGATGA